A section of the bacterium genome encodes:
- the vorB gene encoding 3-methyl-2-oxobutanoate dehydrogenase subunit VorB has product MNKYLLTGCEAAAEAAIHAGCKFYAGYPITPQNRFPEYMSKRLPEEGGIFIQAESELSAINMVFGASVCGFRALTSSSSPGISLKQEGISYLAGCELPAVIINMNRGGPGLGDVTPSQSDYFQATRGGGHGDYRTIVYAPWTVQELYDLTYISFDIADKYRNPVLILADGILAQIMESVKFKKRKNRLPIKKWALTGCYGRKPNSIKSLFLTPGVLEKHNWKLYKKYKKIEEKEVKYEKYFCENSDSLVVSFGTCARICYESIKILRDKGKRIGLFRPVTLWPFPYKELEKTIEKVKRIFVVEMNLGQMIDDVKIANRKNLPVYFYGRPGGGVPTPQEISRFFTAHLKGGKE; this is encoded by the coding sequence ATGAATAAATATTTACTTACAGGTTGTGAAGCAGCAGCAGAAGCAGCAATTCATGCTGGATGTAAATTTTATGCCGGGTATCCCATAACTCCTCAGAACAGATTTCCTGAATATATGAGTAAAAGATTACCTGAGGAAGGAGGTATTTTTATTCAGGCAGAGAGCGAACTTTCTGCTATAAATATGGTTTTTGGAGCAAGTGTATGTGGTTTTCGCGCATTAACATCATCTTCTTCTCCGGGTATTTCTTTGAAACAGGAAGGAATATCATATCTTGCTGGTTGTGAACTACCTGCAGTAATTATAAATATGAATAGGGGTGGTCCTGGTCTTGGAGATGTAACGCCTTCTCAAAGTGATTATTTTCAGGCAACAAGAGGTGGAGGACATGGGGATTACAGAACAATTGTATATGCTCCGTGGACAGTTCAGGAACTATATGATTTAACCTATATTTCATTTGATATTGCTGATAAATATAGAAATCCTGTCTTAATACTTGCAGATGGGATACTCGCTCAAATTATGGAATCGGTAAAATTTAAAAAAAGGAAAAACAGATTACCTATAAAAAAATGGGCTTTAACAGGTTGTTATGGAAGAAAGCCAAATTCAATAAAGTCATTATTTTTAACTCCTGGTGTACTTGAAAAACATAACTGGAAACTTTATAAAAAATATAAAAAAATTGAGGAGAAAGAAGTAAAGTATGAAAAATATTTCTGTGAAAATTCAGATAGTTTAGTAGTAAGTTTTGGGACATGTGCAAGAATATGTTATGAAAGTATTAAAATTTTAAGGGATAAAGGTAAAAGAATTGGACTATTCAGACCAGTAACTTTATGGCCATTTCCTTATAAAGAACTTGAAAAAACAATTGAAAAGGTAAAAAGAATTTTTGTTGTTGAAATGAATCTCGGACAGATGATAGATGATGTTAAAATTGCAAACAGAAAAAATTTACCAGTTTATTTTTATGGAAGACCTGGTGGAGGCGTCCCCACACCACAAGAAATATCAAGGTTTTTCACAGCCCACCTTAAAGGTGGGAAGGAATAA